A window of Cryptomeria japonica chromosome 3, Sugi_1.0, whole genome shotgun sequence contains these coding sequences:
- the LOC131029582 gene encoding pentatricopeptide repeat-containing protein At1g63400 → MTILTCSKMAYIHLKHPSSSAETVGTVASSRPGFWFYACDAPLHVFHRQGKPTRTTKIHFNISRDALSYSSLLLLKLSRSLKETNGSKHPKKYSSRASDTNATLAMPVHQEDLANKIYETIQQNDKWEDVMTLEPQDLEPNLVVKVLNLQARAQNALRFFNWADRQEGYEHNTDAYYTILSILGRAKMFDEMLSILRKMRSEGCEITKSMLNSIVNAYGMGGKLQETQETFNLMEELGHKPSLIAYNSLLTALMKHKMFDKADNVFTKMAHDGVPLNRLTYTLKIQLLFVKGNKEAALDTLNEMVYEGCAPDVVTFTIVISYLCKLGEIEHAYEVFRKMHAYKCEPNIYTYNSLIKGLFIVGRAEDGLQLVNTMEQEGLVPNIYTYTVLIDGLCKAGNLDRANEIFQEALTRGLKPNTVTYNALIGGHYRNRRWDEATDIFKVMQENGCRPDSITYNYLIRGLVKRERIPEALSIYNEATEKGFKMNFLSLYGLARGLNRIGNHKDASIFFRRLKEVGHPFDANDYFLGVMSHSTVGAMDDAVGLLHQMISRGFTPNLTTYNMVIKGFCRQGRLEDASAILNFMIENNTAPNPDTYNILINEFLRQKRTEDADQLYLSALDRGVLPSRKRDVYLQV, encoded by the coding sequence ATGACCATCTTGACCTGCTCGAAAATGGCGTATATACACTTAAAACATCCGAGTTCCAGTGCTGAAACGGTAGGTACAGTTGCCTCCTCGCGTCCTGGTTTTTGGTTTTATGCTTGTGATGCCCCACTTCATGTTTTTCATAGGCAAGGTAAACCCACAAGAACAACAAAGATTCACTTCAATATTTCAAGGGATGCTCTGTCATACTCATCCCTGTTGCTATTGAAACTCAGCAGAAGCCTCAAAGAAACCAatgggtcaaaacacccaaaaaagTATAGTTCTAGGGCTTCTGATACCAATGCCACTCTTGCAATGCCTGTGCATCAGGAGGATCTCGCCAATAAAATCTACGAAACTATTCAACAGAATGATAAGTGGGAGGACGTGATGACCCTCGAACCCCAAGACCTAGAACCTAATCTGGTGGTGAAGGTGCTTAACCTCCAAGCCAGAGCCCAAAATGCTCTGAGGTTTTTCAATTGGGCAGATAGACAGGAGGGCTATGAACACAACACAGATGCCTATTACACCATCCTTAGTATCCTGGGTAGAGCAAAGATGTTTGATGAAATGCTCTCCATTTTGAGGAAAATGAGATCAGAAGGATGTGAGATTACTAAGAGCATGCTTAATAGCATCGTCAACGCATATGGAATGGGTGGAAAACTTCAAGAGACACAGGAAACCTTCAATTTGATGGAGGAGCTTGGGCACAAGCCCAGCCTTATTGCCTACAACTCTCTCCTGACGGCTCTTATGAAACACAAAATGTTTGACAAGGCAGACAATGTGTTTACCAAAATGGCTCACGATGGGGTTCCTCTAAACAGGCTAACATACACCTTAAAAATTCAGTTACTATTCGTGAAAGGAAATAAGGAAGCTGCTTTGGATACTCTAAATGAAATGGTCTATGAGGGCTGCGCTCCTGATGTGGTGACTTTTACCATAGTTATTTCTTACCTCTGTAAGCTGGGGGAGATAGAACATGCTTATGAAGTATTTAGAAAAATGCATGCATACAAATGCGAGCCAAACATTTACACTTACAATTCTCTAATAAAGGGTCTCTTCATTGTTGGAAGAGCAGAGGATGGTTTACAACTGGTGAATACAATGGAACAGGAAGGTTTGGTACCCAATATTTACACATACACAGTTCTAATAGATGGTTTATGTAAGGCAGGAAACTTGGACAGGGCAAACGAGATATTTCAAGAAGCTTTGACAAGGGGGCTAAAACCTAACACTGTAACGTACAATGCACTGATTGGTGGACATTACCGGAATCGCAGGTGGGATGAAGCTACTGATATCTTTAAAGTGATGCAGGAGAATGGTTGTAGGCCTGATTCTATCACATACAACTACTTGATTCGGGGGCTTGTGAAAAGGGAACGAATTCCAGAGGCCTTAAGTATCTACAATGAAGCGACAGAGAAAGGATTTAAGATGAACTTCCTGTCACTCTACGGCCTGGCCCGAGGACTTAACAGGATTGGTAACCACAAGGATGCAAGTATATTTTTCAGAAGACTGAAAGAGGTTGGTCATCCTTTTGATGCAAATGATTACTTTCTAGGAGTAATGTCACATTCAACAGTAGGGGCTATGGATGATGCTGTTGGCCTTCTTCATCAGATGATTTCTAGAGGCTTTACTCCCAACCTTACGACTTACAACATGGTCATCAAGGGTTTTTGCAGACAGGGAAGATTGGAAGATGCAAGTGCAATTTTAAATTTCATGATAGAAAATAACACAGCTCCAAATCCAGACACTTACAATATTTTGATTAATGAATTTCTCAGGCAGAAAAGGACTGAAGATGCAGATCAACTCTATCTGTCAGCGCTGGACAGGGGTGTGCTTCCAAGTCGAAAGAGAGATGTCTATCTTCAAGTTTGA